The DNA sequence CGTGGCCGGCATGGTCGCGCTATCAGTCGTGTTCTCATCCTATGCCTCCGAAGTGCTGCTCTCCGCCTTCAAGGCCATTCCCAGGGGCCAATATGAGGCGGGCCATGCGCTTGGCCTGTCACGCGGCCGCACCATGGTGCTCATCATCATTCCGCAACTGGTCAGGATCGCCCTGCCCGGCATGACCAACCTCTGGGTCATCCTGCTCAAAGACACGTCCTACGTCTCGATCATCGGACTTGCCGATATCATCCGTCAGACCGGCATCGCCGCACGTGTCAGCAAGGAAGCATTCTTCTTCTACGGCATCGCCTGCCTGCTCTACCTCATTCTCGCACTTCTCTCCTCCATCGGGATCGGCTTCATCGATCGCTGGTCACGCAAGTCGGAGGCACGCCGATGAGCCATATCCAGGAACTCATTCCGCCGCGCCCGGCGCCAGCCATAGCCGACAAGCCGCTCAACATATCGCGCATCGTCGGCATCGGCGTCATCACGCTCTGGCTGCTGCTCGCCGCCGGCTTGATCTTCGCGATGATCGAAG is a window from the Agrobacterium tumefaciens genome containing:
- a CDS encoding ABC transporter permease, with product MSGAFSAIGAFWTYVSTLLDPFCGPVGLFSLFGNGTLVACGDAGWGDEIAFGVKVTISLALATLPVGLLIGFLIALAAQSEEKSLRLATGIYTTIFRGLPELLTLFIVYYGIQMLLQSAAGYVGITGPVEINAFVAGMVALSVVFSSYASEVLLSAFKAIPRGQYEAGHALGLSRGRTMVLIIIPQLVRIALPGMTNLWVILLKDTSYVSIIGLADIIRQTGIAARVSKEAFFFYGIACLLYLILALLSSIGIGFIDRWSRKSEARR